Within the Acidobacteriota bacterium genome, the region GATTGTGCTCTGCCCGCACGATCACTCTGCGCAGTCGCTTCCAGCTGTTGGCCCGATAGCGAAGGACCGTGAAGGTGCGGGCGCTTTTCCCGGTCCGCTCGGCTTCGCGCCGCGCCCGCTGGAGGGAGCGCTCGGACCAGCGCACCAAGCGCTGATTCTTGGCCAGTCCCAGCAGGTAATCGATGCCGCCGAGCCGATGGTCGAGGCGTTCGAGCTCTCGGAGGATCCGGGGCATGGCGAAGTGGGAGTCCCCGCGCACGAGGATGCGGGCTGCCGGCAAGCGCCGGCGAATCTTGCGGATCAGGCGCCGCAGCAGCGCCTCGGCTCCTCGGCTGGAGTGACAGCGCCCAGGGCGCAGCAGGACCGAAGCCAGCTGTCCCGTATCGCCATCGAAGACGAGCAGAGGGTGGTAGATCGAGTCGTCGAAGTAGCCGTGGAAGAAGGCCAGCTGCTGGCGGCCGTGGGTCGGGTCATGGGTGGAGTCGATGTCGAGAATCAGCTCCTGAGTGTCCGGGGGAAGGCTGGCGACGTAGTCGTCCTCGAAGGCGTTCAAGAGCCGTCGCAAGTCGCGGGCGGAGACCTGATTCTCGAATCGGCAAAGGGTGGGCTGACTGGAGAGTCCCTCGCCGTCGTGGGGCTGGCGGTCACAGACCGTCAAGAGAACTGGGTCGCGGCGGAGATGGTCAGCGTCATTGACGTCCTCGTAGCCCAGGGCGATCTGGTAAATCCGCTGGCGCAGCTGCTCGATCAGACCATGCCGCACCCGATCCGGCCGTCGCCACTCGGTCAGGCAAGCGGCCAGCCGCTCGGTCCAACGGAGCTTCTCGTCGGCCGC harbors:
- a CDS encoding IS1380 family transposase, which produces MPECIPQLSLSFHPSHPVVVSFDAPRSSSDGGALLLRAADEKLRWTERLAACLTEWRRPDRVRHGLIEQLRQRIYQIALGYEDVNDADHLRRDPVLLTVCDRQPHDGEGLSSQPTLCRFENQVSARDLRRLLNAFEDDYVASLPPDTQELILDIDSTHDPTHGRQQLAFFHGYFDDSIYHPLLVFDGDTGQLASVLLRPGRCHSSRGAEALLRRLIRKIRRRLPAARILVRGDSHFAMPRILRELERLDHRLGGIDYLLGLAKNQRLVRWSERSLQRARREAERTGKSARTFTVLRYRANSWKRLRRVIVRAEHNRYWGANPRFVVTSLQGSAQRLYELYCQRGDCENRIKDLKNALAADRLSCHRFQANVFRLLLHAAAYRLLWTLRDRAARSSARLGRAQFDTLRLRLLKVAALVKPSRRRIWIRLPESFVEARLFAELATGLDPPLHPV